A stretch of the Vagococcus xieshaowenii genome encodes the following:
- the dprA gene encoding DNA-processing protein DprA, producing MTNQRFELFLLKHLHGIGNKGLLKLLNHIILNGETIKNYAATDLMRIAGVSTRYQPLFEQSVKMIWNHQDELLEAFYRTEFLTIMDEDYPMLLLETYNPPVGLFYKGDKKLLRNATLAVVGTREATSYGKKLTNKIVADLIKQQYTIVSGLAKGIDTFAHQEAIAAQGQTIAVVAHGLDKIYPKENAELFEKLSTSHLVLSEYKEGTLPKKHQFPMRNRIIAGLSHGVCVIEAKQRSGSLITAQQALDNNREVFAVPGPIDASNSEGCHELIQNGAKLVTSANHIIEEIKQFRLDNVDKRLTK from the coding sequence ATGACTAATCAACGTTTTGAATTATTTTTATTAAAACATTTACATGGTATTGGTAATAAAGGGCTACTAAAATTGCTCAATCATATTATATTAAACGGAGAAACAATTAAAAATTATGCTGCAACTGACTTAATGAGGATAGCAGGCGTTTCAACACGTTATCAACCACTATTTGAACAAAGTGTTAAGATGATTTGGAATCATCAGGATGAATTATTAGAAGCGTTTTATCGTACCGAATTTCTAACTATTATGGATGAAGATTATCCGATGTTATTATTAGAAACATACAATCCGCCTGTTGGTTTATTTTATAAAGGGGATAAAAAACTATTGAGAAATGCCACTTTAGCAGTAGTTGGTACACGTGAAGCAACGTCCTATGGTAAAAAGCTAACTAATAAAATAGTTGCGGATTTAATTAAGCAACAGTATACTATCGTAAGTGGACTAGCTAAAGGTATTGATACATTTGCACATCAAGAAGCAATAGCAGCTCAAGGTCAAACTATCGCGGTTGTTGCACATGGTTTAGATAAAATTTATCCTAAAGAAAATGCAGAACTCTTTGAGAAGTTGTCCACTAGTCACTTAGTTTTATCCGAATATAAGGAAGGGACTTTACCAAAGAAACATCAATTCCCTATGCGCAATCGAATCATTGCAGGTCTATCACATGGTGTTTGTGTGATAGAAGCCAAGCAACGAAGTGGTTCACTCATTACAGCACAACAAGCTTTAGACAATAATCGAGAAGTATTTGCAGTTCCAGGACCAATTGATGCGTCTAATTCGGAAGGTTGTCATGAATTGATCCAAAATGGTGCAAAACTTGTGACATCTGCCAACCATATAATAGAAGAAATTAAACAATTTCGACTAGATAATGTTGACAAACGTTTGACGAAATAA